In Rutidosis leptorrhynchoides isolate AG116_Rl617_1_P2 chromosome 2, CSIRO_AGI_Rlap_v1, whole genome shotgun sequence, one genomic interval encodes:
- the LOC139894334 gene encoding small ribosomal subunit protein uS9-like translates to MAAASQNSVQCFGRKKTAVAVTHCKAGRGLIKVNGAPIDHLQPEILRNKAYEPILLLGRSKFAGVDMRIRVKGGGHTSQIYAIRQSISKALVAYYQKFVDEEQKKEIKDILIRYDRTLLVADPRRCEPKKFGGRGARARFQKSYR, encoded by the coding sequence ATGGCAGCCGCGTCACAAAATTCCGTTCAATGTTTCGGCCGAAAGAAAACCGCCGTCGCCGTAACACACTGCAAGGCCGGCCGTGGACTAATCAAGGTTAACGGAGCTCCAATCGATCACCTTCAGCCTGAAATCCTTCGAAACAAAGCGTATGAACCGATTCTTCTCCTTGGACGGTCAAAGTTTGCCGGCGTTGACATGAGGATTCGAGTAAAAGGCGGTGGTCACACTTCTCAGATATATGCAATACGTCAGAGCATTTCAAAAGCACTTGTGGCGTATTACCAGAAATTTGTTGATGAAGAACAGAAAAAGGAGATAAAGGATATTTTGATAAGGTATGATCGGACTTTGCTTGTTGCTGATCCTAGAAGATGTGAGCCTAAGAAGTTTGGTGGTCGTGGTGCACGTGCTAGGTTTCAGAAATCTTATCGTTGA